In a single window of the uncultured Dysgonomonas sp. genome:
- a CDS encoding pectate lyase → MKILLLYLTGILCTISLISQTPAFPGAEGGGMYTSGGRGGKVYYVNSLEDTITGNKKTQEGTLRWCLKRPGAKTILFKVAGIIHLKSKLQISDSTTIAGQSAPGDGICIADYPVRVEGNNIIIRYIRFRLGDLQKVQDDALYGFRNKDIIIDHCSMSWSTDECSSFYDNENFTMQWCIISESLRGSVHQKGSHGYGAIWGGKKASYHHNLLAHHDSRNPRMCGSRYSNQPELELVDFRNNVIYNWGSNSGYAGEGGRYNFANNYYKPSPTSSNPDRIFSPNADDGTNKQTKGTWGKFFIDGNYFPESKKVSRNNLIGLQPNPSSKDIKDIVVDKPFDVPYISTDNAKDAYKKVLANAGASYKRDKTDARIVNETARGLTPVRASGNVGTKPGLIDSQNDVGGWETYTYDPATVPVDLNIDGIPDGWLEKYHPGKLANDINGEGYTYLEVYLNSLLIK, encoded by the coding sequence ATGAAAATATTATTATTGTATCTAACCGGAATATTATGCACCATATCATTAATTTCTCAAACACCCGCATTCCCTGGTGCAGAAGGTGGAGGTATGTATACATCAGGAGGCAGGGGAGGCAAAGTATATTACGTTAACTCTCTTGAAGATACAATAACGGGTAATAAAAAAACTCAGGAAGGTACACTTCGCTGGTGCTTGAAAAGGCCGGGGGCAAAAACAATCCTTTTCAAAGTCGCAGGTATTATCCATTTAAAATCGAAGCTGCAAATATCCGACAGCACCACTATCGCGGGACAGAGCGCACCCGGTGACGGTATCTGTATTGCAGATTATCCGGTAAGAGTAGAAGGTAATAATATTATAATACGCTATATCCGCTTCCGGCTTGGTGACTTACAAAAAGTACAAGATGATGCACTGTATGGCTTCCGCAACAAGGATATTATCATAGACCACTGTTCTATGAGTTGGAGTACGGATGAATGCTCATCTTTTTATGACAACGAGAATTTCACCATGCAATGGTGTATCATCTCCGAAAGTTTGCGGGGGTCGGTTCATCAGAAAGGAAGTCATGGCTATGGAGCAATATGGGGCGGAAAAAAAGCATCGTATCATCACAATCTGCTGGCACATCACGACAGCCGCAATCCGCGTATGTGCGGAAGCCGTTACAGTAACCAGCCTGAGCTGGAACTGGTAGATTTCAGGAATAATGTAATATATAACTGGGGAAGTAACAGCGGATATGCAGGAGAAGGCGGCAGGTATAATTTTGCCAACAACTACTATAAACCCTCTCCTACGTCCTCAAATCCTGACCGGATATTCTCTCCCAATGCCGATGACGGAACAAATAAGCAGACTAAAGGTACGTGGGGAAAATTTTTCATTGACGGTAATTATTTCCCTGAAAGTAAAAAAGTATCCAGAAACAATCTGATAGGCTTACAGCCCAACCCGTCATCTAAGGATATTAAGGATATCGTGGTAGACAAACCCTTCGATGTACCATATATATCAACTGATAATGCCAAGGATGCTTACAAAAAAGTATTGGCAAATGCCGGAGCAAGTTACAAACGCGATAAAACAGATGCTAGAATTGTGAACGAAACTGCCAGAGGACTAACTCCTGTCAGGGCCTCAGGGAACGTTGGAACCAAACCTGGCCTGATCGATTCACAAAATGATGTGGGCGGATGGGAAACATATACCTATGATCCGGCAACCGTGCCCGTGGATTTAAACATAGATGGCATTCCTGACGGGTGGTTGGAGAAATATCATCCGGGCAAATTGGCAAACGATATAAATGGAGAAGGATATACCTATCTTGAAGTTTACTTGAATAGCCTTTTAATAAAATAA
- a CDS encoding glycoside hydrolase family 88 protein gives MKAKLLISLLSIASIFAMEAQTKYYVRLTDSEIKRNPESWMLDFVKAPKWNYCHGLELQAIFQTWQKTFDQTYYDYVYSFADLMIEPDGQIKTYKPLEYNIDRVNSGKFLFPMYALTKQERFRKALDLMRDQMRTHPRTADGSFWHKKIYPHQVWLDGLYMAGPFLAEYAKTFNELELFDDVVVQILDVHKYMYDAKTGLYYHGWDESREQRWADKKTGLSPNFWSRSIGWYMMAIVDVLDYLPENHEKRGDIIKLLQDLSSAIEKYRDEKTGMWYQVTDQMGRKGNYIESSASAMFIYTWVKGAQKGYLDNSYFEKGEVAYDQFVKRFIKDNGDGTISLTDGCSVAGLGGEKNYRDGSYEYYINEPVRDNDPKAVGPFIMLSILLNK, from the coding sequence ATGAAGGCTAAACTACTTATATCTTTATTGTCTATAGCTTCCATATTCGCAATGGAAGCTCAGACAAAATATTATGTCCGTCTGACGGATTCGGAAATCAAACGAAACCCCGAATCGTGGATGCTCGACTTTGTCAAAGCTCCCAAATGGAACTATTGTCATGGATTGGAACTGCAAGCCATATTCCAAACATGGCAAAAAACTTTCGATCAAACATATTACGACTATGTATATAGTTTTGCCGACCTCATGATAGAACCTGATGGACAAATCAAGACCTACAAACCTCTGGAATACAATATAGACCGGGTAAATTCCGGTAAATTTCTCTTCCCTATGTATGCGCTTACCAAACAGGAGCGTTTCAGAAAAGCTCTTGATCTGATGCGAGACCAGATGCGGACACATCCGCGTACTGCCGACGGCAGTTTCTGGCATAAGAAAATATACCCCCATCAGGTATGGCTGGACGGACTGTATATGGCAGGACCCTTTCTGGCAGAATATGCTAAAACTTTTAATGAACTCGAATTGTTTGACGATGTTGTTGTTCAAATACTGGATGTACATAAATACATGTATGATGCCAAAACCGGTCTTTATTATCATGGCTGGGATGAAAGCAGGGAGCAACGATGGGCTGACAAAAAAACAGGACTGTCTCCTAATTTCTGGTCGAGAAGTATCGGCTGGTACATGATGGCAATAGTAGATGTACTTGATTACCTCCCTGAAAACCATGAAAAGCGTGGCGATATAATCAAATTACTGCAAGACTTGTCATCCGCTATCGAAAAATACAGGGATGAAAAGACCGGAATGTGGTATCAGGTAACCGACCAGATGGGGCGCAAAGGTAACTATATAGAATCGAGTGCATCGGCTATGTTTATCTATACATGGGTGAAAGGCGCACAGAAAGGATATCTGGATAATAGTTATTTCGAAAAAGGGGAAGTTGCCTATGACCAGTTTGTAAAAAGGTTTATAAAGGATAACGGAGACGGTACTATTTCACTCACAGATGGTTGTAGTGTTGCCGGACTTGGCGGAGAAAAAAACTATCGCGACGGAAGCTACGAATACTATATAAATGAACCCGTAAGGGATAACGACCCTAAAGCTGTAGGGCCATTTATTATGCTTAGTATCTTACTCAATAAATAA
- a CDS encoding glycoside hydrolase family 28 protein, which yields MLFLYLLTQNGYAQGNGYKYEYLYKKLPFEMPVIQRPIFPDNKVSITDFGGIPDGISLNTAAFAKAMDALSNNGGGTLLVPSGVWYTGPIVFKSNINLHLEKGALILFSADFSLYPLVNTVFEGLDTRRCQSPISGRNLENIAITGEGSINGSGEAWRPLKKSKVTEIHWKKVINSGGVVKDGNYWFPSAGSLKGLEISDMNVPRRDLTEAEWMEIKDFLRPVMVSFIECKNVLLEDVLFENSPSWNIHPLMCENVILDNVMVRNPGYAQNGDGLDLESCKNSIIVNSIFDVGDDAICIKSGKDEDGRRRNRPTENVLIDNCKVFQGHGGFVVGSEMSGSVRNISVSNCQFLGTDVGLRFKSCRGRGGVVENIYIRDINMFDIATESFLFDLYYGGKSAVESLEDGDTIPVTSTIPAVDETTPAFKNIYVKNLISRNARRAMYFNGLPEMKIENINVEDVTITSIIGAELVESKGIHFRNVKINPKEGAALILKNVENVHISGFEYPLTLKEVVNISGSNKDIHLPKTIDKTLINETK from the coding sequence ATGCTATTTTTGTATCTCTTGACACAGAATGGATATGCACAGGGAAATGGATACAAATATGAATATCTTTATAAAAAACTTCCATTCGAGATGCCGGTCATTCAACGTCCGATATTCCCGGACAATAAGGTATCGATTACCGACTTTGGCGGAATACCCGATGGGATTAGCTTAAATACAGCCGCATTCGCAAAAGCAATGGACGCCCTGTCGAATAATGGGGGCGGAACTCTGCTCGTACCTTCCGGAGTATGGTATACAGGTCCCATTGTTTTCAAATCAAATATAAATCTACATTTAGAAAAAGGTGCTTTAATATTGTTCTCTGCCGATTTCTCTTTGTACCCACTTGTCAACACGGTATTTGAAGGACTGGACACACGCCGTTGCCAATCGCCTATATCAGGGCGTAACCTTGAAAATATAGCTATAACCGGAGAAGGATCCATTAATGGTTCCGGTGAAGCGTGGCGACCTCTGAAAAAGAGTAAAGTAACAGAAATCCATTGGAAAAAAGTAATTAACTCCGGGGGAGTAGTCAAAGATGGTAATTACTGGTTCCCATCAGCAGGCTCTCTGAAAGGACTTGAAATAAGTGACATGAATGTTCCCCGTCGTGATTTGACCGAGGCCGAATGGATGGAGATCAAAGACTTTCTCCGCCCGGTAATGGTGAGCTTCATAGAGTGCAAAAACGTATTACTGGAAGACGTATTATTCGAGAATTCTCCAAGCTGGAACATACACCCTCTAATGTGCGAGAATGTCATTTTAGACAATGTAATGGTACGCAATCCGGGATATGCCCAAAATGGAGATGGGCTGGATCTGGAGTCATGCAAAAATTCGATTATAGTAAATAGTATTTTTGATGTTGGTGACGATGCTATCTGTATAAAATCGGGAAAAGATGAAGATGGTCGCCGACGCAACCGACCTACCGAAAACGTATTGATAGATAACTGCAAAGTATTCCAGGGACATGGAGGATTTGTTGTAGGCAGTGAAATGTCGGGTAGCGTCAGGAATATATCGGTATCCAACTGTCAGTTTCTGGGCACAGACGTAGGTCTGAGATTCAAAAGTTGCAGAGGCCGTGGTGGTGTAGTGGAAAATATTTATATTAGAGACATAAATATGTTTGACATTGCAACCGAGTCGTTCCTGTTCGATCTTTATTATGGTGGCAAATCGGCAGTAGAGTCGCTTGAAGATGGTGATACCATACCTGTTACATCTACTATTCCTGCTGTAGACGAAACAACTCCTGCATTCAAAAATATTTATGTAAAAAATCTTATATCGCGAAATGCGCGCCGGGCCATGTATTTTAACGGCCTGCCGGAAATGAAAATTGAAAATATAAATGTGGAAGATGTTACTATCACTTCAATAATCGGTGCAGAGCTTGTAGAATCGAAAGGCATTCACTTCAGGAATGTGAAAATCAACCCGAAAGAAGGAGCTGCATTGATTCTGAAAAACGTAGAAAATGTACACATATCCGGATTTGAATATCCGCTGACATTGAAAGAGGTAGTAAATATCAGCGGAAGCAATAAAGATATACATTTACCAAAAACGATAGATAAAACTCTTATCAACGAAACAAAATAA
- a CDS encoding DUF5123 domain-containing protein — MNKLKNLIYLMGLSFLMILPSCSDQDDEITNINYDRLFSPTELKLQIANRTSIVVMWNAVKDADSYVIEVFNGSSNFEGTPILTFKDIVKNGTLTDPFMIQGLDGEADYSVQIKAVGTSIPDSKWASGTIKTNPEQIFLPIDPEELLATKVTLRWPAGQEVTEIILTPGDITHPITADEKAAGAATITELTGKTDYTATLKNGVKTRGTLAFTTKIDLGDATGVYPEDDLKAILDEAEDGDEFVLFPGTYNLGAYEVTKSLKISGYESNDQQIIYGQITCGSAIDVLELRSLTFRGDGDAVMLGQFFNLLSGCDIKNLSIIDCDISNYLNQLIYNNVAGSIGNFTISNSLIHHIEGSGGDGIDFRGGTLGSMKVENTTFYNGFRTFVRMQAKAGAISFTNCTFYKISNLDNSNNHGLFRIADGSTFQVSNCLFNETGVSTPTNVASGNWCRQASNMKATASYNNNIYYNCPNLWVGLYTNPSQCSASEADPQFKDPANGDFTVQSIVVNAGDPRWLP; from the coding sequence ATGAATAAGTTGAAAAACCTTATATATTTAATGGGATTATCATTTCTGATGATCTTACCAAGTTGTTCGGATCAGGATGACGAAATAACGAACATTAATTATGACCGTCTGTTTTCTCCAACCGAGTTGAAGCTACAAATCGCTAACAGAACGAGTATCGTAGTAATGTGGAATGCAGTAAAGGATGCAGACAGCTATGTTATCGAAGTATTTAATGGTAGCTCTAATTTCGAGGGAACACCCATCCTGACCTTTAAGGATATTGTTAAAAATGGGACTCTTACCGATCCTTTCATGATACAGGGATTGGATGGAGAGGCTGATTATTCGGTACAAATTAAGGCTGTAGGAACCTCCATTCCGGATTCAAAATGGGCGAGTGGCACTATAAAAACCAATCCGGAACAAATTTTCCTTCCTATCGATCCGGAAGAATTGTTAGCTACAAAAGTAACTCTTCGTTGGCCTGCGGGTCAGGAAGTGACTGAAATTATCCTCACTCCGGGAGATATCACACATCCTATTACTGCTGATGAAAAAGCAGCAGGCGCGGCAACTATAACAGAGCTTACAGGTAAAACGGATTATACGGCAACGTTAAAAAATGGAGTTAAAACGCGTGGAACACTCGCTTTTACAACTAAAATAGATCTAGGTGATGCAACTGGCGTTTATCCGGAAGATGATCTAAAAGCAATTCTGGACGAAGCTGAAGACGGAGATGAATTTGTACTTTTCCCGGGAACATACAACTTAGGGGCATACGAAGTTACAAAGTCTCTCAAGATAAGCGGTTATGAATCAAATGACCAGCAGATCATCTATGGTCAGATTACTTGTGGATCAGCTATTGATGTATTGGAATTAAGGTCTCTCACATTCAGAGGAGATGGAGATGCTGTTATGTTAGGACAATTCTTTAATCTATTGTCGGGTTGTGATATAAAAAATCTCTCGATTATCGATTGTGATATAAGTAATTACTTAAATCAATTAATATACAATAATGTAGCTGGCTCAATTGGTAATTTTACCATCTCTAATAGCCTTATCCACCATATTGAAGGTAGTGGAGGTGATGGAATTGATTTCCGTGGAGGAACATTAGGCTCTATGAAAGTAGAAAATACTACATTCTACAACGGATTCCGTACATTTGTGCGCATGCAAGCCAAAGCTGGGGCGATTTCATTTACAAACTGTACATTCTACAAAATATCTAATTTAGATAACAGTAACAACCATGGTTTATTCAGAATAGCAGATGGCAGTACGTTCCAGGTAAGCAATTGCTTATTTAATGAAACCGGAGTATCGACCCCTACAAATGTTGCCTCAGGAAATTGGTGTAGACAAGCCAGCAATATGAAAGCAACAGCATCTTACAACAATAATATTTATTACAACTGTCCGAATCTGTGGGTAGGTCTATATACCAATCCGTCGCAATGTTCGGCAAGTGAAGCAGACCCTCAGTTCAAAGACCCTGCAAATGGAGACTTTACCGTACAAAGCATTGTGGTAAATGCGGGAGACCCTCGCTGGCTTCCATAA